The following proteins are encoded in a genomic region of Drosophila willistoni isolate 14030-0811.24 chromosome 3R, UCI_dwil_1.1, whole genome shotgun sequence:
- the LOC6651151 gene encoding serine protease 1 — protein sequence MKSFLFLVLAVAAVTAVPTLQKQKPVPVKDIEGRITNGYPAYEGKVPYIVGLGFSGNGGGWWCGGSIIGNTWVLTAAHCTNSGESVTISYGASYRTQPQYTHWVSRNDFIQHEHYNSGNLHNDIALIRTPHVDFWSLVNRVELPSMNDRYQSYAGWWAVASGWGGTYDGSPLPDWLQSVDVQIMSQEDCSRTWSLHDNMICINTDGGKSTCGGDSGGPLVTHDGSRLVGVTSFGAAAGCQAGYPAVFSRVTGYLDWIRDHTGISY from the coding sequence ATGAAATCGTTCTTATTCCTGGTCTTGGCTGTGGCCGCAGTCACCGCTGTCCCCACCCTGCAGAAGCAGAAGCCGGTGCCCGTCAAGGACATCGAGGGCCGTATTACCAACGGCTACCCAGCCTATGAGGGCAAAGTGCCCTACATCGTTGGTCTGGGCTTCAGCGGCAACGGTGGCGGTTGGTGGTGCGGTGGTTCCATCATTGGCAACACCTGGGTCCTCACTGCTGCTCACTGCACCAACAGTGGCGAGTCTGTGACCATCTCCTATGGCGCCAGCTACCGTACCCAGCCCCAGTACACCCACTGGGTCAGCCGCAACGACTTCATCCAGCACGAACACTACAACAGCGGCAACCTGCACAACGACATTGCCCTGATCCGCACTCCTCATGTCGACTTCTGGTCCCTGGTCAACAGGGTTGAGCTTCCCAGCATGAACGACCGCTACCAGAGCTACGCTGGATGGTGGGCTGTTGCCTCTGGATGGGGTGGCACCTATGACGGTAGCCCATTGCCCGATTGGCTCCAAAGCGTTGATGTCCAGATTATGAGCCAGGAGGATTGCTCCCGCACCTGGTCCCTCCACGACAACATGATTTGCATCAACACCGATGGCGGCAAGTCGACCTGCGGTGGTGACTCCGGCGGCCCATTGGTCACACACGACGGCAGCCGTTTGGTTGGTGTTACCTCCTtcggtgctgctgctggttgccAGGCTGGCTACCCAGCTGTCTTCTCCCGTGTCACTGGCTACTTGGACTGGATCCGCGACCACACTGGCATCTCCTACTAA
- the LOC6651148 gene encoding uncharacterized protein LOC6651148 encodes MHQVLSYETAVRANSAREYREYVSKRTCASLVLTIAFFMLITGYLLGNFVSERKYQIRQLLTNKAIKDFGGNGSGSGDRTVQLNKADFASLQELQAYQKTKEHLLTLAQTLDKLLKRDEGEKFLATSINTEIFNKYISCTQDIPPNTNIAANRFIEELIDNTVDRQRDCLRIIQVVLDNHLANNQL; translated from the exons ATGCATCAGGTTTTAAGCTATGAAACGGCCGTGAGGGCTAATAGTGCACGGGAATATCGTGAATACGTTTCGAAACGAACCTGTGCCTCTCTCGTCCTGACAATTGCCTTCTTTATGCTCATCACGG GTTATTTGTTGGGAAATTTTGTGTCCGAGCGAAAATATCAAATACGGCAGCTACTAACAAATAAGGCAATTAAGGACTTTGGCGGCAATGGCAGCGGCAGTGGCGACAGAACCGTGCAACTGAACAAAGCGGATTTTGCTAGTTTGCAGGAACTGCAGGCATATCAAAAGACCAAGGAACATTTACTTACCCTCGCTCAGACACTGGACAAGCTGCTTAAACGTGATGAGGGCGAGAAATTTTTGGCCACCTCAATCAACACGGAGATCTTCAACAAGTATATATCCTGTACACAAGATATACCTCCGAATACGAACATTGCGGCCAATCGTTTTATCGAAGAACTAATTGACAACACAGTGGATAGGCAACGCGACTGCCTGAGAATTATACAGGTGGTCCTCGATAATCATCTAGCCAATAATCAGCTCTAA
- the LOC6651150 gene encoding serine protease 3 encodes MKVLVVLTVLAVACAALEVPRKAVYLKDLKQEQRSIEGRITNGNHATEGQVPYIVGISLNSNGNWWWCGGSIIGHTWVLTAAHCTVEADEASLYYGAINYEQPAFRHGVTKNDFIIHPEYRGLTHDIALIKTPHVDFYSLVNKVELPSLNDRYNSYENSWASAAGWGAIYDGSNVVEDLSIVELQVISVGDCQAYYGTQTADQDVICVSTPDGKSTCQGDSGGPLVSNDGSKLIGVTSFVSSYGCQSGGPAGFTRVTSYLEWIKDETDIYY; translated from the exons ATGAAAGTTCTCGTAGTGTTGACCGTATTGGCAGTAGCTTGTGCCGCCTTAGAGGTGCCACGAAAGGCAGTTTATCTAAAGGACTTGAAGCAAGAGCAGCGCAGCATTGAGGGACGCATCACAAATGGTAACCATGCAACCGAAGGTCAAGTGCCCTATATAGTGGGCATCAGCTTGAACAGCAATGGCAATTGGTGGTGGTGCGGTGGTTCCATTATTGGTCACACTTGGGTCTTAACTGCCGCCCATTGCACAGTAGA GGCTGATGAGGCTTCACTGTACTACGGTGCAATCAACTACGAACAGCCTGCCTTCAGACATGGTGTAACCAAAAATGATTTCATAATACATCCTGAATATCGTGGCCTCACCCATGATATCGCTCTGATCAAAACCCCTCACGTGGACTTCTATAGCTTGGTCAACAAGGTGGAACTGCCAAGTCTCAATGATCGTTACAATAGCTACGAGAATTCTTGGGCTTCGGCCGCTGGTTGGGGTGCCATCTACGATGGTAGCAATGTGGTAGAAGATCTGAGCATTGTCGAACTACAGGTGATATCGGTTGGCGATTGCCAGGCGTATTATGGAACCCAAACTGCTGATCAGGATGTCATCTGTGTGAGCACTCCCGACGGCAAGTCCACTTGCCAGGGTGACTCTGGCGGTCCATTGGTCTCAAACGATGGCAGTAAACTCATTGGTGTGACATCTTTCGTCTCGAGCTATGGCTGCCAATCGGGAGGACCTGCTGGCTTTACCCGTGTTACCAGCTATCTGGAATGGATCAAGGACGAAACTGACATTTACTACTAA
- the LOC6651149 gene encoding serine protease 3, which translates to MRTSITLILAITAACAAASKVTHKAVHPKDLILQQNRNSNAGRITNGNHASEGQIPYIVGISLNSNGNWWWCGGSIIGHTWVLTAAHCTVEADEASLYYGAINYEAPAFRHGVTKNDFIVHPEYRGLTHDISLIKTPHVDFYSIVNKVELPSLNDRYNSFENSWALASGWGEIYDGSNVVEDLSVVELQVVPLADCQAYFGTETADENVICVSTPDGKSTCHGDSGGPLVTNDGNLLIGITSFGSDYGCQTGAPAGFTRVTSYLEWIKDETGIYY; encoded by the exons ATGAGAACGTCTATAACATTAATATTGGCCATAACTGCGGCATGTGCCGCCGCATCAAAAGTGACACACAAGGCAGTGCACCCAAAGGATTTAATACTTCAGCAGAACAGGAATAGCAATGCGGGTCGTATCACCAATGGCAATCATGCCAGCGAAGGTCAGATACCCTATATAGTGGGCATCAGCTTGAACAGCAATGGCAATTGGTGGTGGTGCGGTGGTTCCATTATTGGTCACACTTGGGTCTTAACTGCTGCCCATTGCACAGTGGA GGCTGATGAGGCTTCACTGTACTACGGTGCCATTAACTATGAAGCACCTGCCTTTAGACACGGTGTAACCAAAAATGATTTCATTGTTCATCCCGAATATCGTGGTCTAACCCATGATATTTCTCTGATCAAAACACCTCACGTGGACTTCTATAGTATAGTCAACAAGGTCGAGCTACCAAGTCTTAATGATCGCTACAATAGCTTTGAGAACTCTTGGGCTTTGGCCTCTGGCTGGGGAGAAATCTATGATGGCAGCAATGTGGTAGAGGACCTGAGTGTTGTTGAACTACAGGTTGTTCCCCTTGCCGATTGCCAAGCGTATTTCGGAACCGAAACTGCTGATGAGAATGTCATCTGTGTAAGCACTCCCGACGGCAAGTCCACTTGCCATGGCGACTCAGGGGGCCCATTGGTTACAAACGATGGCAATCTATTGATTGGTATAACATCCTTCGGCTCCGACTATGGATGTCAAACAGGTGCTCCAGCTGGTTTTACCCGTGTTACCAGCTACCTGGAATGGATTAAGGATGAAACCGGAATATATTATTAA
- the LOC6651147 gene encoding mannosyl-oligosaccharide alpha-1,2-mannosidase IA gives MVLPIADQSDTDRATDLRRREKIKEMMLHAWKNYEKFAWGSNELRPIARRVHSGGVFGAHKLGATIVESLDTLYIMGLEEQYKRGRDWVNTHLTLDKINKTLPVKDLNSCFLGSMLTLYSFTGDVMYLKKAVHIADKLLPAFETPTGVPQPKINVVTGSLQEGPFGNTYLADFGALYLEFYYLSDLTGNSTYRERVETIRNVLRKMDKPKGLYPVTFNPRTGKWGRILHSSMGKFGGRFYDYLIKAWMQSDYTDKESSEMYKDAVTAIISNMLAFTPKGKSYISDWKYGNLTNQMEQFSCFSGGLLVLGAVQGIHVHSAKYAEVGESIVELCRQSFKQSPTHLGPELIGFTKESQNNISLRQKLYYTLRPEVIESYLIFWRLTHQQKYRDWGWEIVEALEKYCRTPNGYSGLQNVFNDKPQHDDVQRSVFLGQTLKYLYLLFSDDFVLAIGDWIFNSAGHPLPMKGGSDYYRTPVKL, from the coding sequence ATGGTACTGCCCATTGCTGACCAGAGCGATACAGATAGAGCGACTGATCTTCGAAGACGCGAAAAGATTAAGGAGATGATGCTTCATGCCTGGAAGAACTATGAAAAGTTTGCTTGGGGGTCGAATGAGTTACGACCGATCGCACGACGTGTACATTCGGGTGGCGTTTTTGGAGCACACAAACTGGGAGCCACAATTGTTGAGAGCTTGGACACCCTGTATATTATGGGTTTGGAGGAACAGTATAAACGGGGCCGTGATTGGGTTAATACTCATCTAACATTGGATAAAATTAATAAGACTCTGCCAGTAAAAGATCTGAATTCATGCTTCTTGGGTTCCATGCTAACTCTTTATAGCTTTACAGGCGATGTTATGTATTTGAAAAAGGCTGTGCATATAGCTGATAAGTTGCTACCGGCTTTCGAAACCCCCACTGGAGTACCCCAACCAAAGATTAACGTTGTGACGGGCAGTCTTCAAGAAGGTCCTTTTGGCAATACTTATCTCGCGGACTTTGGAGCTCTttatttggaattttattatttaagcGATCTCACTGGGAATTCGACATACAGAGAGCGAGTCGAGACAATTCGTAATGTCCTTAGGAAAATGGATAAGCCAAAAGGACTCTATCCTGTTACATTTAATCCCAGGACTGGAAAATGGGGCCGAATTTTGCATAGTTCAATGGGAAAGTTTGGTGGCCGCTTCTATGATTATCTAATTAAAGCATGGATGCAATCCGATTATACTGACAAGGAGTCTAGTGAAATGTATAAGGATGCTGTGACTGCCATTATATCAAATATGTTGGCTTTTACACCCAAAGGAAAGTCCTATATTTCGGATTGGAAGTATGGAAACTTGACCAACCAAATGGAGCAATTTTCTTGCTTCTCGGGAGGACTTCTCGTTTTAGGTGCGGTTCAAGGAATACACGTACATTCTGCGAAATACGCCGAAGTGGGAGAGTCCATTGTTGAACTCTGCAGGCAAAGTTTCAAGCAATCGCCCACTCATCTGGGACCTGAACTCATTGGATTCACCAAAGAATCACAGAACAATATATCTCTCCGACAGAAATTATACTACACTTTGCGCCCTGAAGTCATCGAATCATATCTTATTTTCTGGCGTCTAACACATCAGCAAAAATATCGAGATTGGGGTTGGGAAATTGTGGAAGCATTGGAGAAATACTGTCGTACTCCAAATGGCTATTCGGGATTACAAAACGTTTTCAACGACAAGCCACAACACGATGATGTTCAAAGAAGTGTTTTCTTGGGCCAAACCCTCAAGTATTTGTATCTTTTGTTCTCAGATGACTTTGTTTTGGCCATAGGGGACTGGATCTTTAACAGCGCTGGACATCCGTTGCCCATGAAAGGAGGAAGTGATTATTATCGTACACCAGTCAAATTGTAG